A part of Anser cygnoides isolate HZ-2024a breed goose chromosome 15, Taihu_goose_T2T_genome, whole genome shotgun sequence genomic DNA contains:
- the NDUFB10 gene encoding NADH dehydrogenase [ubiquinone] 1 beta subcomplex subunit 10 has translation MAEGRDRDVYTEPSPRTPVADRTTAVPNPVTFFQAFFSYVVDAPVTFVREWIESRQAKNKFYYYHQKFPRVPDLSECMEGDHLCFFEAEAQWRRDRMVDQQIVEIVRERLGACKQREGPNQFQNCAKEIEQLAQVTKAYQDRYGDLGVHGNARTCLMKQKHRMIEERKAQANAS, from the exons ATGGCGGAGGGCCGGGACCGCGACGTGTACACGGAGCCGTCGCCCCGCACGCCCGTGGCGGACAGGACCACGGCGGTGCCCAACCCGGTCACCTTCTTCCAGGCCTTCTTCAGCTATGTCGTCGACGCGCCCGTTACCTTCGTGCGCG AGTGGATCGAGAGCCGGCAGGCCAAGAACAAATTCTACTACTACCACCAGAAGTTTCCCCGCGTGCCCGACCTGAGCGAGTGCATGGAAGGCGACCACCTCTGCTTCTTCGAGGCTGAAGCGCAGTGGAGGAGGGACAG GATGGTGGACCAGCAAATTGTGGAGATAGTCCGGGAAAGGCTCGGTGCATGCAAGCAGAGGGAAGGTCCAAACCAGTTCCAGAACTGTGCCAAAGAGATTGAGCAGCTCGCACAGGTCACCAAGGCCTACCAGGACAGAT ATGGTGATCTTGGTGTCCATGGGAATGCCAGGACATGCCTGATGAAGCAGAAGCACAGGATGATCGAGGAGAGGAAGGCACAAGCAAACGCATCTTAG
- the RPL3L gene encoding ribosomal protein uL3-like isoform X2 yields the protein MSHRKFSAPRHGHLGFLPHKRSRRHRGKVKTWPKDDPSKPVHLTAFLGYKAGMTHTLREVHRPGLKVSKREEVEAVTIIETPPMVVVGVVGYVETPKGLRNFKTVFAEHISDECRRRFYKNWHKSKKKAFTKYCKKWQDEDGKKQLEKDFTAMKKYCKVIRVIVHTQMKLLPLRQKKAHVMEIQLNGGTVADKVDWVRERLEKQVSVHSVFSQNEMIDVIGVTKGHGMKGVTSRWHSKKLPRKTHKGLRKVACIGAWHPARVGYSIARAGQKGYHHRTELNKKIYRIGHGIHVEDGKVVKNNASTNYDVTEKTITPLGGFPHYGEVNNDFLMVKGCVVGTKKRVLTLRKSLLVHTSRRAQEAIELKFIDTTSKFGHGCFQTAQEKRAFMGPQKKHLVKGKPGVQEEL from the exons ATG TCCCACCGCAAGTTCTCTGCTCCCAGGCATGGCCACCTGGGCTTCCTCCCCCACAAGAGAAGCCGCCGCCACCGAGGGAAGGTGAAGACATGGCCTAAGGATGATCCCAGCAAACCGGTCCACCTGACAGCTTTCCTGGGCTACAAGGCTGGCATGACGCATACCCTGCGGGAGGTGCACAGGCCCGGGCTCA AGGTCTCCaagagggaggaggtggaggccGTGACCATCATTGAGACCCCCCcgatggtggtggtgggagtCGTGGGATATGTAGAAACACCAAAGGGCTTGAGGAATTTCAAGACTGTTTTTGCTGAGCACATCAGCGATGAGTGCAGACGGCGTTTCTACAAGAACTG GCACAAGAGCAAGAAGAAGGCTTTCACCAAGTACTGCAAAAAATGGCAGGATGAGGATGGCAaaaagcagctggagaaggatTTTACAGCtatgaaaaaatactgcaaggtCATTCGTGTCATTGTGCACACGCAG ATGAAGCTGCTCCCCCTGCGGCAGAAGAAGGCCCATGTGATGGAGATCCAGCTGAATGGTGGGACAGTGGCTGACAAGGTCGACTGGGTCCGTGAGAGGCTGGAGAAGCAGGTCTCCGTGCACAGCGTCTTCAGCCAGAATGAGATGATTGATGTCATTGGCGTGACCAAGGGGCATGGGATGAAAG GGGTGACGAGCCGATGGCACTCCAAGAAGCTCCCCAGGAAGACACACAAGGGCTTGCGTAAAGTTGCCTGCATCGGAGCCTGGCACCCAGCCCGGGTCGGCTACTCCATTGCTCGTGCTGGCCAGAAGGGCTACCACCACCGCACGGAGCTCAACAAGAAG aTTTACCGCATTGGCCATGGGATCCATGTGGAAGATGGCAAAGTGGTGAAGAACAACGCCTCAACGAACTACGATGTCACAGAAAAGACCATTACACCTCTG GGCGGCTTTCCCCACTATGGGGAGGTCAACAACGACTTCCTCATGGTGAAGGGCTGCGTCGTGGGCACCAAGAAGCGTGTGCTCACCCTCCGGAAG TCCCTTCTGGTGCATACCAGCCGGCGGGCTCAGGAAGCCATTGAACTCAAATTCATTGATACCACGTCCAAGTTTGGCCACGGCTGCTTCCAGACAGCTCAGGAGAAGCGGGCTTTCATG GGCCCTCAGAAGAAACACTTGGTGAAAGGGAAGCCAGGTGTGCAAGAAGAGTTGTAA
- the RPL3L gene encoding ribosomal protein uL3-like isoform X1 — MLRPSPSHRKFSAPRHGHLGFLPHKRSRRHRGKVKTWPKDDPSKPVHLTAFLGYKAGMTHTLREVHRPGLKVSKREEVEAVTIIETPPMVVVGVVGYVETPKGLRNFKTVFAEHISDECRRRFYKNWHKSKKKAFTKYCKKWQDEDGKKQLEKDFTAMKKYCKVIRVIVHTQMKLLPLRQKKAHVMEIQLNGGTVADKVDWVRERLEKQVSVHSVFSQNEMIDVIGVTKGHGMKGVTSRWHSKKLPRKTHKGLRKVACIGAWHPARVGYSIARAGQKGYHHRTELNKKIYRIGHGIHVEDGKVVKNNASTNYDVTEKTITPLGGFPHYGEVNNDFLMVKGCVVGTKKRVLTLRKSLLVHTSRRAQEAIELKFIDTTSKFGHGCFQTAQEKRAFMGPQKKHLVKGKPGVQEEL, encoded by the exons ATGCTCCGCCCGAGCCCG TCCCACCGCAAGTTCTCTGCTCCCAGGCATGGCCACCTGGGCTTCCTCCCCCACAAGAGAAGCCGCCGCCACCGAGGGAAGGTGAAGACATGGCCTAAGGATGATCCCAGCAAACCGGTCCACCTGACAGCTTTCCTGGGCTACAAGGCTGGCATGACGCATACCCTGCGGGAGGTGCACAGGCCCGGGCTCA AGGTCTCCaagagggaggaggtggaggccGTGACCATCATTGAGACCCCCCcgatggtggtggtgggagtCGTGGGATATGTAGAAACACCAAAGGGCTTGAGGAATTTCAAGACTGTTTTTGCTGAGCACATCAGCGATGAGTGCAGACGGCGTTTCTACAAGAACTG GCACAAGAGCAAGAAGAAGGCTTTCACCAAGTACTGCAAAAAATGGCAGGATGAGGATGGCAaaaagcagctggagaaggatTTTACAGCtatgaaaaaatactgcaaggtCATTCGTGTCATTGTGCACACGCAG ATGAAGCTGCTCCCCCTGCGGCAGAAGAAGGCCCATGTGATGGAGATCCAGCTGAATGGTGGGACAGTGGCTGACAAGGTCGACTGGGTCCGTGAGAGGCTGGAGAAGCAGGTCTCCGTGCACAGCGTCTTCAGCCAGAATGAGATGATTGATGTCATTGGCGTGACCAAGGGGCATGGGATGAAAG GGGTGACGAGCCGATGGCACTCCAAGAAGCTCCCCAGGAAGACACACAAGGGCTTGCGTAAAGTTGCCTGCATCGGAGCCTGGCACCCAGCCCGGGTCGGCTACTCCATTGCTCGTGCTGGCCAGAAGGGCTACCACCACCGCACGGAGCTCAACAAGAAG aTTTACCGCATTGGCCATGGGATCCATGTGGAAGATGGCAAAGTGGTGAAGAACAACGCCTCAACGAACTACGATGTCACAGAAAAGACCATTACACCTCTG GGCGGCTTTCCCCACTATGGGGAGGTCAACAACGACTTCCTCATGGTGAAGGGCTGCGTCGTGGGCACCAAGAAGCGTGTGCTCACCCTCCGGAAG TCCCTTCTGGTGCATACCAGCCGGCGGGCTCAGGAAGCCATTGAACTCAAATTCATTGATACCACGTCCAAGTTTGGCCACGGCTGCTTCCAGACAGCTCAGGAGAAGCGGGCTTTCATG GGCCCTCAGAAGAAACACTTGGTGAAAGGGAAGCCAGGTGTGCAAGAAGAGTTGTAA
- the LOC106032142 gene encoding LOW QUALITY PROTEIN: testis-expressed protein 2-like (The sequence of the model RefSeq protein was modified relative to this genomic sequence to represent the inferred CDS: deleted 1 base in 1 codon) — MRAMAEQAVAAADASPTLAPSPGSPWHRDTDGTKSHPASTREDSGCGIVFPMDGDTKLLPSPQPAGMLLADIPRGPQPRLSLAKSRTAPSSPSVSPSESRAALLRLREAKLEDTKRRLSEAVQEPLSRLSRLMAEESSPTARGKAGGSPRRGEPGGRGAGGRRVRDWSPWEPSLNCRYEICSYGDVIQVVEVVQQEAEPPEQPPAARRGGSVPGRALACIALLAYGYLVLPLPPYAAGLCLGLTCGLLLGFLAVLLLLLKPPPPRGRLRPELLPGGPRGAHGLQGWLNQLHVYDPELYHPSLTHSVLATLDGATLKLSYPKNNIPRRATFAEEILDATFIGHRCYDMTDAKVFLCPPCLARKRLWNKKYPICILFPDRADTEHRSSDEHGTELQGDEGTKKPQVPIQDVPGDCRERCLYLFGRTGREKEEWYQHLLRACHGTPSSSRGEARPGMGPAPQSAASSSGGSTEDIPSAVRPKDLAGNVRQKIFLDYSTYMARFVPAEAGGSPEQSPPHSVLSSPVPVKLGEDAARRGEGCTAWVNALVGRIFWDFLRERYWAEQVASKIQKKLSKIKLPYFMNELTLTELDMGTSIPSILSTSKPTINDRGLWVDMEVTYSGSLQMTLETKMNLCKLGKEGAAEDSGPAEAGGEGARPRLILLADSDAESSSAGSSDEEDIAAAEPAGALGERVPPPGTEGHVSGNSTGRKILRFVDKIAKSKYFQKATENEFIKKKIKEVSNTPLLLTVEVQELAGTLAVNVPPPPTDRVWYSFRVPPQLELKVRPKLGEREVTFLHVTEWIEKKLQHEFQKILVMPNMDDFIIPIMNSGLDPQPPAGELPRDLPAKGERRL, encoded by the exons ATGCGCGCGATGGCAGAGCAGGCTGTGGCAGCAGCGGACGCCTCCCCAACCCTGGCACCATCCCCAGGCTCTCCTTGGCACAGGGACACCGATGGGACGAAGTCTCATCCCGCCAGCACCAGGGAGGACAGCGGCTGCGGGATCGTTTTCCCCATGGACGGGGACACGAAGCTTCTCCCTTCGCCCCAGCCCGCGGGGATGCTCCTGGCCGACATCCCGCGGGGGCCGCAGCCACGGCTGAGCCTGGCCAAATCCCGCACGGCCCCGTCCTCGCCCAGCGTCTCCCCGTCGGAGAGCCGCGCCGCCCTGCTCCGGCTGCGGGAGGCCAAGCTGGAGGACACCAAGAGGAGGCTGTCGGAGGCCGTGCAGGAGCCCCTCAGCCGGCTGAGCCGGCTCATGGCCgaggagagcagccccacggcacgggggaaggcagggggcagccccaggcgaggggagccggggggccgaggggctgggggccgccGGGTGCGGGACTGGAGCCCCTGGGAGCCCAGCCTGAACTGCCGCTATGAGATCTGCTCCTACGGGGACGTCATCCAGGTGGTGGAGGTCGTGCAGCAGGAGGCCGAGCCCCCGGAGCAGCCGCCAgcagcccgg cgggggggTTCGGTGCCGGGCAGGGCCCTGGCCTGCATCGCGCTCCTCGCCTACGGCTACTTGGTCCTGCCGCTGCCGCCCTACGCCGCCGGCCTCTGCCTGGGGCTCACCTgcgggctgctgctgggcttccTCGCcgtcctgctcctcctgctgaagcctccgccgccgcggggccgcctgCGCCCTGAGCTGCTCCCGGGGGGCCCGCGGGGAGCCCATGGCCTCCAG GGCTGGCTGAACCAGCTGCACGTCTACGACCCCGAGCTCTACCACCCATCGCTCACGCACTCGGTGCTGGCCACTCTGGATGGGGCCACCCTCAAGCTCTCCTACCCCAAGAACAACATCCCGCGCAGGGCCACCTTCGCGGAGGAAATCCTCGATGCCACCTTCATCGGCCATCGCTGCTACGACATGACCGATGCCAAG GTCTTCCTCTGCCCCCCCTGCCTAGCCCGAAAGCGGCTGTGGAACAAGAAATACCCCATCTGCATCCTCTTCCCGGACCGCGCAGACACGGAGCACAGGAGCAGTGATGAAcatggcacagagctgcagggggaCGAAGGGACGAAGAAGCCGCAGGTGCCCATCCAGGACGTCCCGGGGGACTGCAGGGAAAGGTGCCTGTACCTCTTCGGACGGacggggagggagaaggaggagtgGTACCAGCACCTCCTGCGAGCCTGCCACGGGACCCCGAGCAGCAGCCGCGGTGAAGCCAGGCCAG ggatgGGACCAGCTCCACAgagcgctgccagcagcagtggaGGGAGCACCGAGGACATCCCCTCTGCCGTCAGACCCAAGGACCTGGCTGGAAATGTCCGACAGAAGATTTTTCTGGATTACAGCACCTACATGGCCCGATTCGTGCCAGCAGAGGCGGGGGGCAGCCCGGAGCAGAGCCCCCCTCACAGCGTGCtgagcagccccgtgcccgtgaAG CTCGGCGAGGACGCGGCCAGGCGCGGCGAGGGGTGCACGGCCTGGGTGAACGCGCTGGTGGGGCGCATCTTCTGGGACTTCCTCCGGGAGCGGTACTGGGCCGAGCAGGTGGCCAGCAAGATCCAGAAGAAGTTAAGCAAGATCAAG CTCCCGTATTTCATGAACGAGCTGACACTGACGGAGCTGGACATGGGCACGTCCATCCCCTCCATCCTCAGCACCTCCAAGCCCACCATCAACGACCGAG GGCTCTGGGTGGACATGGAGGTCACCTACAGCGGCTCCTTGCAGATGACCCTTGAGACGAAGATGAACCTCTgcaagctggggaaggagggtgcTGCAGAGGACAGCGGCCCGgcggaggcaggaggagaggg GGCCAGGCCTCGGCTGATCCTGCTGGCAGACAGCGACGCGGAGTCGTCCAGCGCCGGCTCCTCCGACGAGGAGGACATCGCTGCTGCAGAGCCCGCAGGAGCCCTGGGAGAGCGGGTGCCCCCGCCTGGCACCGAGGG CCACGTCAGCGGGAACAGCACGGGCCGGAAGATCCTGCGCTTTGTGGATAAGATCGCCAAGTCCAAGTACTTCCAGAAGGCCACCGAAAACGAGTTCATCAAAAAGAAGATCAAGGAAGTTTCCAACACGCCGCTGCTGCTGACGGTGGAGGTGCAGGAGCTGGCGGGCACCTTGGCCGTGAACGTGCCCCCGCCGCCGACGGACCGTGTCTG GTACAGCTTCCGTGTCCCGCCCCAGCTGGAGCTGAAGGTGCGCCCCAAGCTGGGTGAGCGGGAGGTGACGTTCCTCCATGTCACCGAGTGGATCGAGAAGAAGCTGCAGCATGAATTTCAG AAAATTTTGGTGATGCCGAACATGGATGATTTCATCATTCCCATCATGAACTCCGGCCTGGATCCTCAGCCACCCgctggggagctgcccagggaccTACCGGCCAAGGGAGAGAGGAGGCTCTGA
- the RPS2 gene encoding small ribosomal subunit protein uS5 translates to MADDAGAAGGPGAARGGFRGGFGTGLRGRGRGRGRGRGRGRGARGGKAEDKEWIPVTKLGRLVKDMKIKSLEEIYLFSLPIKESEIIDFFLGSSLKDEVLKIMPVQKQTRAGQRTRFKAFVAIGDYNGHVGLGVKCSKEVATAIRGAIILAKLSIVPVRRGYWGNKIGKPHTVPCKVTGRCGSVLVRLIPAPRGTGIVSAPVPKKLLMMAGIDDCYTSARGCTATLGNFAKATFDAISKTYSYLTPDLWKETVFTKSPYQEFTDHLAKTHTRVSVQRTQAAAVATT, encoded by the exons ATGGCGGACGACGCCGGTGCTGCGGGAGGGCCAGGAGCCGCCCGAGGGGGCTTCCGCGGAGGCTTCGGGaccgggctgcggggccgcgggcgCGGCCGAGGTAGAGGCCGAGGCAGAGGCCGTGGAGCCCGCGGAGGCAAGGCGGAGGATAAGGAA tggattcctgtcacCAAACTTGGTCGCCTGGTCAAGGATATGAAGATCAAGTCTCTTGAGGAGATCTATCTCTTCTCGCTTCCCATCAAG GAGTCAGAGATCATTGATTTCTTCCTGGGGTCTTCTCTGAAAGATGAGGTTTTGAAGATCATGCCTGTGCAGAAACAGACTCGTGCTGGTCAGCGTACAAGGTTTAAG GCTTTTGTCGCTATTGGAGACTACAATGGCCACGTTGGTCTTGGTGTGAAATGTTCTAAAGAAGTTGCCACTGCTATTCGTGGGGCCATCATTTTGGCTAAATTATCCATCGTACCGGTACGACGAGGCTATTGGGGGAACAAGATCGGCAAGCCCCACACTGTGCCTTGCAAG GTTACTGGTCGGTGTGGATCTGTCCTGGTGCGGCTGATCCCAGCCCCCCGTGGCACAGGAATCGTGTCTGCCCCTGTTCCCAAGAAGCTGCTGATGATGGCTGGTATTGATGACTGTTATACCTCTGCCAGGGGCTGTACCGCCACACTGGGCAACTTCG CCAAAGCCACCTTTGATGCCATCTCCAAGACCTACAGTTACCTGACTCCTGACCTCTGGAAAGAGACTGTGTTCACCAAGTCTCCTTACCAG gagTTCACTGATCATCTGGCGAAGACCCACACCAGAGTCTCAGTGCAGAGaacccaggcagctgctgtggcaaCTACTTAA